Proteins co-encoded in one Spirosoma endbachense genomic window:
- a CDS encoding RNA polymerase sigma factor codes for MKQPEDQVYIDKVKNGDSASYAFLVDRYKHMAYTIAVRIIRNAEDAEDVAQEAFVKAYQQIHKFEGKSKFSTWLYTIVYRVAITKLDHQRVATVPIHDEMTEPDTHSYQTPQLDHLQLSEQQKYIKAAISRLPVTEGLLITLYYLDEKSIREIEVITGLSESNIKVKLFRARKVLEEQLRFLL; via the coding sequence GTGAAGCAACCGGAAGATCAGGTCTATATCGACAAAGTCAAAAATGGAGACTCGGCTTCCTATGCATTTCTTGTTGACCGCTATAAGCATATGGCGTATACGATTGCGGTAAGAATTATACGGAATGCCGAAGATGCCGAAGACGTAGCGCAGGAAGCGTTCGTAAAAGCGTATCAGCAAATCCATAAATTTGAAGGCAAATCAAAGTTTTCCACCTGGCTTTACACCATTGTTTATCGGGTAGCCATTACTAAATTAGACCATCAGCGAGTCGCAACGGTTCCGATCCATGACGAAATGACGGAACCCGATACGCATTCGTATCAGACTCCTCAGTTGGACCATCTACAGCTATCAGAGCAACAGAAGTATATTAAAGCTGCTATTAGTCGATTGCCGGTAACAGAAGGGCTATTGATTACGTTGTATTACCTTGATGAAAAGTCAATCAGAGAGATCGAGGTAATCACCGGCTTATCGGAATCCAACATCAAGGTAAAATTATTCCGGGCCAGAAAAGTACTGGAAGAGCAGTTGCGTTTTTTATTGTAA
- a CDS encoding DUF6249 domain-containing protein — MNGDDIKHILISLGAFASVFGIIYVFLMTRSRERMAMIERGVDASIFSGNDSVSPTLKFGMLFVGIAIGMIVGDVLHDNYGFSKGTSFLAMVFLFGGLSLILNFVIERFLAKKG, encoded by the coding sequence ATGAATGGTGATGACATAAAACATATTCTTATTTCCCTTGGCGCATTCGCCAGTGTTTTCGGTATCATATATGTATTCCTGATGACACGTTCACGGGAACGCATGGCCATGATTGAACGGGGAGTCGATGCGTCTATTTTTTCGGGCAACGACTCTGTTTCGCCTACATTAAAATTCGGGATGCTCTTCGTAGGAATTGCCATCGGAATGATCGTTGGGGATGTCCTGCACGACAACTATGGGTTCAGTAAAGGCACTTCTTTTCTGGCTATGGTATTTTTATTCGGTGGGCTGAGTTTAATTCTCAACTTCGTAATTGAACGGTTTCTGGCCAAAAAGGGCTAA